Proteins from a genomic interval of Flammeovirgaceae bacterium SG7u.111:
- a CDS encoding thioredoxin family protein translates to MSKSVFYHAGCPVCVSAEDEIVSLIGESQVEIVHLGETKSRIGEAENAGVKSVPALLTPKGNVLHINFGASLADVKG, encoded by the coding sequence ATGTCAAAATCAGTATTTTATCACGCAGGTTGCCCCGTATGTGTTAGCGCAGAAGATGAAATTGTATCACTAATTGGCGAATCTCAAGTTGAAATCGTCCACTTGGGCGAAACCAAAAGCAGAATTGGTGAAGCAGAAAACGCTGGGGTAAAATCTGTACCAGCCTTGCTCACACCAAAAGGAAATGTGTTGCACATCAATTTTGGAGCTTCTTTAGCCGATGTGAAAGGGTAA
- a CDS encoding helix-turn-helix domain-containing protein, with product MEKDRNEKIVAGLERISEVFKTLLWEKAKAHGISPIQIQLLLFVANHKPELCSVSHLAKEFNLTKPTISDAVKMLVKKGFLEKDFSSADSRSYTLFVSQSGKELLDKLDNYYQPLSSELSKLGSEELGNLYSTLTKLIYQLNRSGIIQVQRTCYGCRYYEKKSKASYCHLLQSDLEEEEIRLDCPEFEEKM from the coding sequence ATGGAAAAAGATAGAAACGAAAAAATAGTAGCAGGGCTTGAGCGCATTTCAGAAGTGTTTAAAACATTGCTTTGGGAAAAAGCAAAGGCGCATGGCATCAGTCCCATCCAAATTCAATTACTACTTTTTGTGGCCAACCACAAACCCGAGCTATGCAGCGTGAGCCATTTGGCCAAAGAGTTTAACCTTACCAAGCCCACCATTAGCGATGCAGTGAAGATGTTGGTGAAAAAAGGTTTTCTGGAAAAAGATTTTTCCTCGGCAGATAGCCGGAGCTACACGCTTTTTGTCTCCCAGTCAGGCAAGGAGTTGCTTGACAAATTGGATAATTATTACCAGCCACTTTCTTCGGAGCTGAGCAAGCTAGGCAGTGAAGAATTGGGCAACTTATATAGCACACTCACCAAGCTGATTTATCAGCTAAATCGCAGTGGAATTATCCAAGTCCAGCGCACGTGTTATGGGTGCAGGTATTACGAAAAAAAATCGAAGGCTTCGTATTGCCATTTGCTCCAATCAGATTTAGAGGAGGAGGAAATCAGGCTCGATTGTCCCGAGTTTGAAGAGAAAATGTAG
- a CDS encoding RNA polymerase sigma factor, which translates to MAEEIQSDEYLMASLQQEFSPSLFAKITERYEKKVFIRCREFVKDEDNAKDLVQEIFIKLYINLAKFHPENRFAPWFNTIVHHTCIDFLRKNKSKLNEQLTETLSDSVEELSELDKEVSDDLGIEILEQLLEQIPPEDKLLLLLKYNEDLSIKEIQKTTGLSESAVKMRIKRAKEKVTKLHRKSL; encoded by the coding sequence ATGGCTGAAGAAATTCAATCGGATGAATATTTAATGGCAAGCCTACAGCAAGAGTTTAGCCCTTCGCTGTTTGCCAAAATCACTGAGCGCTACGAGAAAAAAGTTTTTATTCGGTGCAGAGAGTTTGTGAAAGACGAAGACAACGCCAAAGACTTGGTACAAGAAATCTTTATAAAACTGTACATCAACTTAGCCAAATTCCATCCAGAAAACAGGTTTGCCCCTTGGTTCAATACGATTGTGCATCATACCTGCATAGACTTCCTACGCAAAAACAAGAGCAAACTCAACGAGCAGCTTACCGAAACCCTTTCCGATTCGGTAGAAGAGCTTTCTGAGCTAGATAAGGAAGTAAGTGACGATTTGGGCATTGAAATTTTGGAACAATTACTGGAACAAATCCCTCCAGAAGACAAGCTTTTGCTGCTTCTCAAATACAATGAAGACCTTTCTATAAAAGAAATTCAAAAGACAACTGGCCTGAGCGAAAGCGCTGTGAAAATGCGGATAAAAAGAGCGAAGGAAAAGGTGACCAAATTGCACCGAAAAAGTTTATGA
- a CDS encoding CotH kinase family protein, translating to MDSINKKFKPLRGISVFIAVFLFTIPFTSCSDTEVDPEDDSETVIIDDTEFTPTDWTDATHSKGADPNFDIVFDNSEVQRLDIVITESRWQTMLNNMTSLYGTFGQMRGGGGSFSDEDPVFVPAEVFHDGKEWYRVGVRFKGNSSLQSSWQAGILKLSFKLDFDEFEDDYPQIDNQRFYGFKKLSLKNNYDDPSMLREKVAAEVFANAGLAVSNTAFYAVYVDHGDGPIYFGVYTMVEEVDDTVIDTQFSSDEGNLYKPDGSGASFANGTFDESEFVKKTNEDDSDWSDIQALFSALHDGSRTTDPATWRAGLEEVFDTDVFLKYLAVNTVIQNWDTYGVMTHNYYLYNNPDNGKLTWVPWDNNEALQDGKQGGSLALNFSGLQSQSWPLIGYLYADEVYKAKYDAYVKETVEGAFEPNAMEALYTKYAALVESYAELETSGYTFLYYSGEFQSAITELKQHVNSRTSAVNSYLQ from the coding sequence ATGGATTCGATTAACAAAAAATTTAAGCCGCTAAGGGGCATAAGCGTATTTATTGCAGTTTTTCTATTTACAATACCTTTCACAAGTTGCTCAGATACTGAAGTAGATCCGGAGGATGATAGTGAAACAGTAATAATAGATGATACTGAGTTCACTCCTACCGATTGGACAGATGCTACGCATAGTAAAGGAGCTGATCCTAATTTTGATATTGTATTTGATAATTCGGAAGTTCAGCGCCTTGATATCGTAATTACTGAAAGCCGTTGGCAAACAATGCTCAATAACATGACGAGCTTGTATGGTACTTTTGGTCAGATGAGAGGTGGTGGAGGTTCTTTTAGCGATGAAGATCCTGTATTTGTTCCAGCCGAAGTGTTCCACGATGGTAAAGAATGGTACCGGGTAGGGGTAAGGTTTAAAGGGAACTCTAGCCTCCAAAGTAGCTGGCAGGCAGGAATATTAAAGCTTTCGTTCAAGTTGGATTTTGATGAGTTTGAAGATGATTATCCGCAAATAGATAACCAACGGTTTTACGGATTCAAAAAGCTAAGCCTTAAAAATAATTACGATGATCCATCTATGTTGAGGGAAAAGGTTGCTGCCGAGGTGTTTGCCAATGCAGGGCTGGCGGTATCGAACACGGCATTTTATGCAGTGTATGTAGATCATGGAGATGGACCGATATATTTTGGAGTGTACACCATGGTAGAAGAAGTAGACGATACGGTGATAGATACGCAGTTTTCGAGCGATGAAGGGAATTTATATAAGCCAGATGGCTCTGGGGCGAGTTTCGCAAACGGGACATTCGATGAGTCTGAATTTGTAAAGAAAACCAATGAAGACGACTCCGATTGGTCAGATATTCAGGCATTGTTTTCCGCATTGCACGATGGTTCTAGAACTACCGACCCAGCTACTTGGAGGGCAGGATTGGAAGAGGTATTTGATACGGATGTATTCTTAAAGTACTTGGCAGTGAATACGGTGATCCAAAACTGGGATACCTATGGGGTAATGACTCATAATTATTATCTGTATAACAATCCTGATAATGGGAAGCTAACATGGGTGCCTTGGGATAATAACGAAGCCTTGCAAGATGGAAAACAGGGAGGATCTCTTGCATTAAATTTCTCGGGTTTGCAGTCGCAAAGCTGGCCGCTGATAGGTTATTTATATGCCGATGAAGTGTATAAGGCTAAGTATGATGCTTATGTGAAAGAAACAGTAGAAGGAGCTTTTGAACCGAATGCGATGGAAGCGCTTTATACCAAATATGCTGCGTTGGTAGAGTCTTATGCTGAATTGGAGACTTCTGGTTATACTTTTCTCTATTATTCCGGTGAATTTCAATCTGCTATTACTGAGTTGAAACAGCATGTTAATAGCCGTACTTCAGCGGTGAATAGCTACCTCCAATAA
- a CDS encoding polyphosphate polymerase domain-containing protein, producing MDIVGFQSIELDMGRVKFLNRVEKKYWFHYSQLPQLFEVIHQDYFLLQVGKEQNLKYTSTYFDTPEDTMYIDHHNGRLNRYEIRRRDYTFSGDSYLEVKVKNNKGKTKKKRLLTATQSLHLDARESTFLAKYSPFSSSDLRASLVNEFSRFTLVNKNFRETCNIDFNIRYGVPQKSVSLDGLVVLEIKSEANSPISSLARALRESRIKEAGFSKYSVGRSLTSTHLKRNRFKPQIRRIEKMLEPSNKLYNV from the coding sequence ATGGATATAGTTGGGTTTCAATCTATTGAATTGGATATGGGGCGGGTCAAGTTTTTGAACCGAGTGGAAAAGAAATACTGGTTTCATTACTCCCAATTACCACAGTTGTTTGAGGTTATTCATCAAGATTATTTCTTGCTGCAAGTAGGTAAGGAGCAAAATCTGAAGTATACAAGCACGTATTTCGATACTCCAGAAGACACTATGTACATCGACCATCATAATGGTAGGCTAAACAGGTATGAAATCAGACGGAGAGATTATACCTTCTCTGGAGATAGCTACTTGGAGGTAAAGGTTAAAAACAACAAGGGTAAAACGAAGAAAAAGCGCTTGCTTACTGCTACCCAAAGTCTCCACTTAGATGCTCGTGAAAGTACCTTTTTAGCTAAGTATTCACCATTTAGCAGTTCAGATTTAAGAGCGAGTCTTGTAAACGAATTCTCCCGTTTTACCTTGGTCAACAAAAATTTTAGAGAAACCTGTAACATAGATTTTAATATTCGATACGGTGTTCCCCAAAAGTCAGTAAGCTTAGATGGCTTGGTGGTGTTGGAAATAAAATCTGAGGCAAACTCTCCGATCTCGTCGCTTGCCAGAGCTTTGCGGGAAAGTCGGATAAAAGAGGCTGGCTTCAGCAAATACAGTGTAGGTCGATCGCTCACTAGCACTCACTTAAAAAGGAACAGGTTCAAGCCACAGATCAGGAGAATAGAGAAAATGCTTGAGCCTTCAAACAAACTTTACAACGTGTGA
- a CDS encoding DUF4956 domain-containing protein: protein MTNLTSIATTFIEGSSGNQLPMLLAITGWEKHFKFLGIKLIDVADFAELMARFSFNTFLIFIIIHFIYAKNSRRKDFYFSYLAIGVIVFLLCFLLNNVKLELGFALGLFAIFGIIRYRTDAIPIKEMTYLFIIIGISVMNALANAKVSYAELIFTNSAVFIGLWFLEKHLMLKQEDSIKLIYEKIENIHTDNDQLLLEDLKARTGIDIKRYKISKIDFLRDVAEITLYFNVNGHSTH from the coding sequence ATGACCAACTTAACTTCAATAGCAACAACTTTTATTGAGGGCAGCAGCGGCAACCAATTGCCAATGTTGCTTGCAATAACTGGGTGGGAAAAGCATTTTAAGTTTTTGGGAATCAAGCTGATTGATGTGGCTGACTTTGCCGAATTGATGGCAAGGTTTTCTTTCAATACATTCCTTATTTTTATTATTATACACTTTATATATGCTAAAAATAGCAGGAGGAAAGACTTTTACTTTAGCTACCTCGCTATCGGCGTAATCGTTTTTCTTCTGTGTTTCTTGCTCAACAATGTAAAACTTGAGCTAGGTTTTGCCCTAGGGCTTTTTGCCATCTTTGGCATCATCAGATACCGTACCGATGCTATTCCCATCAAAGAGATGACCTATCTTTTTATCATCATAGGCATTTCGGTCATGAATGCACTTGCCAATGCTAAAGTGAGTTATGCGGAACTGATCTTCACTAATTCGGCGGTCTTTATTGGCTTATGGTTTCTCGAAAAACACCTGATGCTGAAGCAAGAAGATTCTATTAAACTGATTTATGAGAAGATAGAAAACATACACACCGACAACGACCAGCTTTTGCTCGAAGATTTGAAAGCTCGTACGGGAATAGACATAAAACGCTATAAAATAAGCAAGATAGATTTCTTGCGAGATGTAGCAGAAATCACTCTTTATTTTAATGTAAACGGTCATTCGACCCATTAA
- a CDS encoding DUF2490 domain-containing protein, which produces MNKNIVKYSLPFLLIMLLNFVASAQETEVNTQIRTSLELSYKPVKKLKLSLKPELRYDENMTVDEYLMEAEIAYKLWKFISVGGTYRFVGNVRDNKDTEYLNRFALNTTFKKKIDRFSTSFRLQYTDFADDEESDKEYLRYKASLKYDIRNVKITPIVAVEAFQTLDGGGLHKMRYTFGFDYKLFKKNFIGISYKLDDFNSEEKVRHILSFGYKLGF; this is translated from the coding sequence ATGAATAAGAATATTGTGAAATATAGCCTGCCTTTTTTATTGATAATGTTGCTGAACTTTGTGGCAAGTGCTCAGGAAACTGAAGTAAATACCCAAATCCGAACATCACTAGAACTTAGTTATAAGCCTGTAAAAAAGTTGAAGCTTAGCCTAAAACCCGAGTTACGCTATGATGAAAATATGACAGTTGATGAATACCTAATGGAGGCTGAAATTGCGTATAAACTATGGAAGTTTATCTCAGTTGGAGGTACTTACCGATTTGTGGGAAATGTTCGTGACAACAAAGATACCGAGTATCTCAATCGCTTTGCATTGAACACTACTTTCAAAAAGAAAATCGATAGGTTTAGCACTTCTTTTAGGTTGCAATACACAGACTTTGCCGATGATGAAGAAAGCGATAAAGAATATTTACGTTATAAAGCTTCGCTGAAATATGATATCCGTAATGTGAAAATCACGCCAATAGTAGCAGTAGAAGCTTTCCAAACACTCGACGGAGGGGGCTTGCACAAGATGCGCTATACCTTTGGTTTTGATTACAAGCTTTTCAAAAAGAATTTCATAGGTATAAGCTATAAGCTCGACGATTTTAATTCGGAGGAGAAAGTAAGGCATATTCTTAGCTTTGGGTATAAGCTCGGATTTTGA
- a CDS encoding histidine kinase, with product MGFLKKNRLAFIELVIIIFVWFLLLVVPVLFGDFQDDVNWGHILKQWKEYSLLFVAFLINHLLLLPFLFFKGKRIAYFGSAVVLIIMLFGSMYLNYEQVPKPPYLRRSGERIERNMERPPNERNIERERSPSERNMERERPSSERGRSKGPMPPMRGAIPPYANLLILSILIIGFDTGLSISIKWVKSEQERVELEKESTENKLAFLKNQVSPHFFMNTLNNIHALVDINSEEAKESIIKLSRLMGYLLYESQTDLIPLQKEIQFINSYVELMKLRFTDQVSVDLLMPQAESSVSIPPLLFISFIENAFKYGISYQNPSYVRIIFKLEKERLYFEIENSVHGEREKQKNSGLGIENTQKRLELIYGSGFDLKLDDAPSSFNVKLNIPV from the coding sequence ATGGGCTTTTTAAAAAAAAACAGACTGGCATTTATCGAATTAGTGATTATTATATTCGTGTGGTTTTTGCTATTAGTTGTTCCCGTACTCTTTGGCGATTTTCAAGATGATGTCAATTGGGGGCATATTTTAAAACAGTGGAAAGAATACTCCTTGTTGTTTGTCGCTTTTTTGATCAACCATCTGCTGCTGTTGCCCTTCTTGTTTTTCAAAGGAAAGCGGATTGCCTATTTTGGTAGTGCCGTAGTCCTAATAATTATGTTATTTGGATCCATGTACCTAAACTATGAGCAGGTTCCCAAGCCGCCCTATCTAAGGCGAAGTGGGGAGAGAATAGAGCGAAACATGGAAAGGCCGCCTAACGAGCGAAATATAGAAAGGGAAAGATCTCCAAGCGAGCGAAATATGGAAAGAGAAAGACCTTCAAGCGAGCGAGGCAGATCCAAAGGACCTATGCCCCCCATGCGAGGTGCTATTCCTCCTTATGCAAACCTTTTGATTCTTTCCATTCTGATAATTGGTTTTGATACGGGTTTGAGCATCTCCATAAAATGGGTAAAATCGGAACAAGAAAGGGTAGAGCTCGAAAAAGAAAGCACTGAAAACAAGTTGGCTTTTCTGAAGAACCAAGTTAGTCCTCATTTTTTCATGAATACCCTGAACAACATACATGCGTTGGTCGATATCAACTCGGAAGAAGCCAAAGAATCTATCATAAAATTATCTCGGCTGATGGGCTATTTGCTGTATGAGTCCCAAACGGATCTTATTCCGCTCCAAAAAGAAATTCAGTTTATAAATAGCTACGTTGAGCTGATGAAACTTCGCTTTACCGACCAAGTAAGCGTGGATTTGCTCATGCCACAAGCGGAATCATCCGTTTCTATTCCCCCGTTGCTGTTTATCTCGTTTATTGAAAATGCGTTTAAATATGGAATAAGTTATCAGAATCCTTCTTATGTTCGTATAATATTCAAGTTAGAAAAAGAAAGGCTTTACTTCGAAATTGAAAACTCGGTACATGGGGAAAGAGAGAAGCAGAAGAATTCGGGTTTAGGGATAGAAAACACCCAAAAGAGACTGGAGTTAATTTATGGAAGTGGCTTTGACCTTAAGCTAGACGATGCGCCTAGTTCTTTTAATGTAAAACTAAATATACCGGTGTGA
- a CDS encoding LytTR family DNA-binding domain-containing protein yields the protein MINCIAIDDEPLALRQIASYVKKTPYLNLVGEFSNAINALEFLQSNQVELMFVDINMPDLSGMDFVKSLLNPPKVIFTTAYSEYALEGYKVDAVDYLLKPISYTDFLTAAGKANQRLAPKEEVSSEVRHTDEFLFIKSEYKIIRINLNDIKYVEGMREYIRIALENQQPIMTLMSMKKMEEHLPENSFMRVHRSFIVNLNKITTLERNRIVFDNTVYIPISEQYKAKFQTYLDNNFLK from the coding sequence GTGATAAACTGTATTGCAATAGACGACGAGCCATTGGCATTGAGGCAAATAGCTTCATATGTTAAAAAAACGCCGTATTTGAACTTGGTTGGAGAATTTTCAAACGCCATTAACGCTCTGGAGTTTTTGCAATCGAATCAGGTAGAATTGATGTTTGTGGACATAAATATGCCCGATTTGAGCGGGATGGATTTTGTAAAATCCTTGCTTAATCCTCCAAAGGTGATATTCACTACGGCCTATAGTGAATATGCTCTTGAGGGCTACAAAGTAGATGCGGTAGATTACTTGTTAAAGCCTATTAGCTATACCGATTTTTTGACTGCTGCGGGCAAGGCAAACCAGCGATTGGCGCCAAAGGAAGAAGTTAGCAGCGAGGTTCGGCATACGGACGAATTCCTCTTTATCAAGTCCGAATACAAAATTATACGCATAAACCTCAACGATATTAAATATGTGGAGGGGATGCGCGAATACATTCGGATTGCTTTAGAAAATCAGCAACCGATCATGACACTTATGAGTATGAAAAAAATGGAGGAACATTTGCCCGAAAATAGTTTTATGCGCGTACACCGCTCATTTATAGTCAATTTGAATAAAATAACTACTCTAGAGCGTAATAGGATTGTCTTTGACAATACGGTATATATACCCATAAGCGAGCAGTACAAGGCTAAATTCCAGACATATTTGGACAATAATTTTCTGAAATAA
- a CDS encoding ABC-F family ATP-binding cassette domain-containing protein yields the protein MLSIQNLSFHYGSRALYDEASLHIKPKTRTALIGMNGTGKSTLLKLINGDLTPDGGLISKRNDCSIGFLNQDLLSFESEESILHVAMQAFERQLYLQKQIEEILVKMETDHSEEIINKLAKLQDEFETLEGYSIQAKAEEILEGLGFETDALSRPLKNFSGGWRMRVMLAKLLLQKPGLLMLDEPTNHLDMPSIQWLENYLESYEGAVIIVSHDRAFLDRAANNTVEVISGKLIQYSGNYSFYLEEKELRNEVQRNAFKNQQQKIKQTERFVERFKSKATKASQAQSRVKMLEKMDRVEEVVDDNVQLNIKFTFKQQPGKIITTLKNASKSYGDLKILKNTNAQIMRGDKIAFIGANGKGKSTVLRMIAGTESFDGIREPGHNVIPSFYAQHQLEALHLENEILQELKESGAEKTELELRSILGCFLFRGDDVFKKIKVLSGGEKSRVALSKTLISQANFLLLDEPTNHLDMQSVNILVQAIQGYDGTCITVSHDRHFVSQIANKIWYIEDMQVKEYPGTYDEFNTWMAERDEQKELAKLVAQKEVKSNKKDKKNSWKTDDATAKELKKLKRELSAVEDRIMKLEEKKEAFEEEMAKPEVFAEPFKLAEATEKYERVKAELEKVNEEWEELAEKVDELEG from the coding sequence ATGCTGTCGATCCAAAATCTCTCTTTCCATTACGGAAGCCGCGCGCTCTACGATGAGGCCTCCCTACATATCAAACCCAAAACCAGAACTGCCCTCATAGGCATGAACGGGACTGGAAAATCGACGCTTCTTAAGCTAATAAACGGTGACTTGACTCCTGATGGTGGTCTTATAAGCAAACGAAACGATTGTTCTATTGGGTTCCTCAACCAAGATTTACTTTCCTTTGAAAGTGAAGAAAGTATTTTGCACGTGGCCATGCAAGCTTTTGAAAGACAATTGTATTTGCAAAAGCAGATAGAAGAGATTTTGGTGAAGATGGAAACTGACCATAGCGAAGAGATTATCAATAAATTGGCGAAGCTTCAAGATGAGTTCGAGACTTTGGAAGGGTATTCTATCCAAGCCAAGGCAGAGGAAATTTTGGAAGGTTTGGGCTTTGAAACCGATGCTCTTTCTAGACCACTCAAAAACTTTTCGGGAGGTTGGCGAATGCGGGTAATGCTAGCCAAACTCCTGCTCCAAAAGCCAGGTTTGCTCATGCTCGATGAACCTACCAACCACTTGGACATGCCTTCTATCCAATGGCTGGAAAACTATTTGGAAAGCTACGAGGGTGCGGTGATCATCGTATCTCACGATAGGGCTTTTTTGGATAGGGCGGCGAACAATACGGTAGAAGTAATTAGCGGAAAGCTGATCCAATATTCGGGGAATTATTCTTTTTACCTAGAAGAAAAAGAGCTGAGGAACGAAGTGCAGCGAAATGCTTTCAAGAATCAGCAACAAAAAATAAAGCAGACAGAACGCTTTGTGGAGCGTTTTAAGTCGAAAGCTACAAAGGCTTCCCAAGCCCAGTCGAGGGTGAAAATGCTCGAAAAAATGGATAGGGTAGAGGAAGTAGTAGATGATAATGTGCAGCTCAATATCAAATTCACGTTCAAGCAGCAACCAGGAAAAATCATTACTACGCTCAAAAATGCAAGCAAGTCGTATGGCGATTTGAAGATTTTGAAAAATACCAATGCACAGATTATGCGGGGCGATAAAATTGCCTTCATTGGGGCAAACGGTAAGGGGAAATCGACCGTGTTGAGAATGATTGCTGGCACAGAATCTTTCGATGGCATAAGAGAACCAGGGCACAACGTGATTCCTTCTTTTTATGCTCAACACCAACTGGAAGCCCTTCATCTCGAAAACGAGATTTTGCAAGAGCTGAAAGAATCGGGGGCGGAAAAAACCGAGCTGGAGCTGAGGAGTATCTTGGGTTGTTTCCTTTTCCGAGGAGATGATGTGTTTAAGAAAATCAAAGTCCTTTCAGGAGGAGAAAAGTCGAGGGTGGCTCTTTCCAAGACCCTTATTTCCCAAGCCAATTTCCTCTTGCTTGATGAGCCTACCAACCACCTCGATATGCAGTCGGTGAATATATTGGTGCAGGCTATCCAAGGCTATGACGGAACGTGTATCACAGTTTCTCACGACAGGCACTTCGTGTCGCAAATAGCCAACAAGATTTGGTATATAGAAGACATGCAAGTGAAGGAATATCCGGGTACATACGATGAATTTAATACTTGGATGGCAGAGAGGGACGAACAAAAAGAGCTTGCCAAGTTGGTTGCCCAAAAAGAGGTAAAGAGCAACAAGAAAGACAAGAAAAATAGCTGGAAAACGGACGATGCCACTGCCAAAGAGCTTAAAAAACTGAAGAGAGAACTTTCCGCTGTGGAAGACAGAATAATGAAGTTGGAAGAGAAGAAGGAAGCTTTTGAAGAAGAAATGGCGAAGCCTGAAGTTTTTGCCGAACCTTTCAAACTTGCTGAAGCTACTGAAAAGTATGAAAGGGTAAAAGCAGAGTTGGAAAAGGTGAACGAAGAATGGGAAGAGCTGGCGGAAAAAGTTGATGAACTGGAAGGCTAG